The Thomasclavelia ramosa DSM 1402 genome includes a region encoding these proteins:
- a CDS encoding pseudouridine synthase, with the protein MERLQKAIAASGYTSRRKAEDLIVQGKVEVNGKVVTELGTKVKQGDLITVEGKPLVGENKVYYVFYKPKGCVCTLDDEFDRPIITDYFTEVKERIYPVGRLDFDTTGLIIMSNDGEFANMIMHPRSHLEKIYEVSIKGLITGPTLNKLEKGVYLEGVKTLPCKIKVVDKDTEHKTTMLKIKLVEGKNRQVKKMFESVGHPVKRLHRVSIGGINLKGLTPGRYRILKPQEVKDLKKLVNTDK; encoded by the coding sequence ATGGAAAGATTACAAAAAGCAATTGCGGCAAGTGGTTATACTTCGCGAAGAAAAGCGGAAGACTTGATCGTTCAAGGAAAAGTTGAAGTAAATGGCAAAGTCGTTACTGAATTAGGAACCAAAGTAAAACAGGGAGATTTAATTACAGTTGAAGGAAAGCCGTTGGTTGGTGAAAATAAAGTATATTATGTTTTTTATAAACCTAAAGGGTGTGTTTGTACTTTAGATGATGAATTTGACCGACCTATTATTACAGATTATTTTACTGAAGTTAAAGAAAGAATTTATCCAGTTGGAAGACTAGATTTTGATACAACGGGATTAATTATTATGTCTAATGATGGAGAATTTGCTAATATGATTATGCATCCTCGTTCACATTTAGAAAAAATTTATGAAGTATCTATTAAAGGTTTAATTACTGGACCAACTTTAAATAAACTGGAAAAGGGTGTTTATTTAGAAGGGGTTAAAACTTTACCATGTAAGATTAAAGTCGTTGACAAAGATACCGAACATAAAACCACAATGCTGAAAATAAAGTTAGTAGAAGGTAAAAACCGACAAGTTAAGAAAATGTTTGAGAGTGTAGGACATCCGGTTAAAAGATTGCATCGTGTAAGTATTGGTGGAATTAATTTAAAAGGGCTAACACCAGGAAGATATCGTATTTTAAAACCGCAAGAAGTAAAAGATCTAAAAAAATTAGTTAATACGGATAAGTAG
- the thrS gene encoding threonine--tRNA ligase — protein sequence MIDFKEDEKLSVLNHSCAHVMAQAIKHLYPQAKFWVGPVVSEGFYYDVDLGNDVIKDEDIPKIEKEMKKICKDGKRITRQEISKEEALEMFKDDEYKIDLINNFENDTTISCYRQGDFVDLCRGPHVETVKACKNFKLTKHSGAYWKGDKENKVLQRIYGVCFETSEDLAKHLELLEEAKRRDHKKLGKELGLFMMSEYAPGMPFFLPKGMILRNTLEQFWYEEHAKEGYEFIKTPIMMSRELWETSGHWENYKEDMYTSMVDDREFAIKPMNCPGSLLVYKNSLHSYKDLPLRMGELGQVHRHEASGALNGLFRVRTFTQDDAHIYMTPDQIEGEIIRLINFIDRVYGSLNLSYEIELSTRPEKKYIGDLAIWEKSEAALAAACKAAGKDYKVNPGDGAFYGPKLDFHVKDSLGRVWQCGTIQLDMNLPERFDITYIDDKGEKVRPVMLHRVIFGSIERFIGILIEHFAGVFPLWLAPVQVKVLPVNNEYHLDYAKEVTELLKDKGFKVELDAREEKLGYRIREGQMEKVPYLLVLGNNERDEKTVTYRKHGEQKQITVPFDDFVAMLNQQIVDKK from the coding sequence ATGATTGATTTTAAAGAAGACGAAAAACTAAGTGTATTAAATCACTCTTGTGCTCATGTAATGGCACAAGCAATTAAACATCTTTATCCTCAAGCTAAATTTTGGGTTGGTCCAGTTGTTAGTGAAGGATTCTATTATGATGTTGATTTAGGAAATGATGTAATCAAAGATGAGGATATTCCTAAAATCGAAAAAGAAATGAAAAAGATTTGTAAAGATGGCAAACGTATTACTCGCCAAGAAATTTCTAAAGAAGAAGCCTTAGAAATGTTCAAAGATGATGAATATAAAATAGATTTGATCAATAATTTTGAAAATGATACAACTATTAGTTGTTATCGTCAAGGAGATTTTGTTGATTTATGTAGAGGTCCGCATGTTGAAACAGTTAAAGCTTGTAAGAACTTTAAATTGACTAAACATTCAGGTGCGTATTGGAAGGGTGACAAAGAAAATAAGGTACTACAAAGAATTTATGGTGTTTGTTTTGAAACTTCTGAAGACTTAGCTAAACATCTTGAATTATTGGAAGAGGCAAAACGGCGGGATCATAAGAAGCTAGGTAAAGAACTAGGATTATTTATGATGAGTGAATACGCTCCTGGGATGCCATTTTTCTTACCGAAAGGAATGATTTTAAGAAATACTTTAGAACAATTCTGGTACGAAGAACATGCTAAAGAAGGATATGAATTCATTAAAACACCAATTATGATGTCACGTGAATTATGGGAAACTAGTGGTCATTGGGAAAATTATAAAGAAGATATGTATACTAGTATGGTTGATGACCGTGAATTTGCAATTAAGCCTATGAACTGTCCAGGAAGTTTGTTAGTATATAAAAATTCCTTACATTCATACAAAGATTTACCATTAAGAATGGGTGAACTAGGTCAAGTTCATCGCCATGAAGCTAGTGGAGCCTTGAATGGTTTATTTAGAGTACGTACTTTTACTCAAGATGATGCACATATCTATATGACACCTGATCAAATTGAAGGTGAAATTATAAGGTTGATTAATTTCATTGATCGTGTTTATGGAAGCTTAAATTTAAGTTATGAAATTGAATTATCTACCCGTCCCGAGAAGAAATATATTGGTGATTTAGCAATCTGGGAAAAAAGTGAAGCTGCTTTAGCTGCCGCTTGTAAAGCAGCAGGTAAGGATTATAAAGTAAATCCTGGAGATGGTGCTTTCTATGGACCAAAACTCGATTTCCATGTTAAAGATTCATTAGGGAGAGTTTGGCAATGCGGAACAATTCAATTAGACATGAATTTACCAGAGAGATTCGATATTACTTATATTGATGATAAAGGTGAAAAAGTTCGTCCAGTTATGCTGCATCGTGTTATCTTTGGATCGATTGAAAGATTTATTGGAATTTTAATTGAGCATTTTGCTGGTGTGTTCCCATTATGGTTGGCACCTGTTCAAGTTAAAGTATTGCCGGTTAATAATGAGTATCATTTAGACTATGCTAAAGAAGTAACTGAGTTATTAAAGGATAAAGGCTTTAAAGTTGAACTAGATGCTCGTGAAGAAAAATTGGGTTATCGAATTCGTGAGGGACAAATGGAAAAGGTACCTTATTTATTAGTATTAGGTAATAATGAACGTGATGAAAAAACTGTTACATATCGTAAACATGGAGAGCAAAAACAAATTACTGTTCCATTTGATGATTTTGTCGCAATGCTAAATCAGCAGATTGTTGATAAAAAATAG
- a CDS encoding nucleoside recognition domain-containing protein, whose translation MAKVFKFGLIFFVIIAFCTNNQNKMFEAILSSPQQVFDLIKVIVLSACLWNGFLNIIKASGLIKQLSFLLKPILKLIYGNTVEDDQVYLYLSTNFIANLLGVGSLASISGLKAMQSLTKYQRDPKTPCKEMMLLVILNTTGLSIIPTTMMTLRQSYGSHDILGFFGYSLTIGFVITIVGIIASKVIEHYG comes from the coding sequence ATGGCTAAAGTTTTTAAATTTGGTTTAATTTTCTTTGTGATAATTGCTTTTTGCACTAATAATCAAAATAAAATGTTTGAAGCAATTTTAAGTTCACCACAACAAGTTTTTGACTTAATCAAAGTAATCGTTTTAAGTGCTTGTCTTTGGAATGGATTTTTAAATATTATTAAAGCTTCGGGACTTATTAAACAATTATCGTTTTTACTTAAGCCGATTTTAAAACTTATCTATGGTAATACGGTCGAAGATGATCAAGTTTATCTATATCTCTCAACTAATTTTATTGCTAATTTATTAGGAGTTGGTTCTTTGGCTTCTATTAGTGGTTTAAAAGCAATGCAATCTCTGACAAAATACCAACGTGATCCAAAGACTCCATGCAAAGAAATGATGCTTTTAGTTATTTTAAACACTACTGGCCTTTCAATCATTCCTACAACAATGATGACGTTAAGACAAAGTTATGGCAGCCACGACATCCTTGGCTTCTTTGGCTATAGTCTTACTATTGGTTTCGTCATTACAATCGTCGGTATTATTGCAAGTAAGGTGATTGAACATTATGGATAG
- a CDS encoding D-alanyl-D-alanine carboxypeptidase family protein has protein sequence MKLGLIISLMMTLVNTNVSAVPFQGKSYIVMEASHQIVIEGSNQDYIQSVASISKIMTCIIAIENMELDTIITVDDTINKAWGSGVYIHIGDKISLRDLLYGLMLRSGNDAAVMIAKAVGKEIPKFVDMMNDKAKELQLHSTTFSNPTGLDEEDNGNQSTVYDMARLMAYCHQNPIFNEIVSTKEYKREDGNGTWHNKNKLLTNYEYCIGGKTGFTKKARRTLITMARKDDLDLIIVTFNCGNDFEFHQKKFEECYANLKATKIFSKGIVEFKQQQYYLDFDVYVNKKPTDKVEVSLNNNEIVILLNNQPIAKQKVVPYNYFLGFKMVLKDLFYG, from the coding sequence ATGAAATTAGGATTAATTATAAGTTTAATGATGACACTAGTAAATACAAACGTCAGTGCTGTACCCTTCCAAGGAAAAAGTTATATTGTCATGGAAGCTAGTCATCAAATCGTAATCGAAGGCAGTAATCAAGATTACATTCAGAGCGTTGCTTCAATTTCAAAAATTATGACCTGTATTATTGCGATTGAAAACATGGAACTTGATACTATCATTACAGTTGATGATACAATAAATAAAGCCTGGGGAAGTGGTGTCTATATACATATAGGTGATAAAATCAGTCTACGTGACTTACTATATGGTTTGATGCTTAGAAGTGGCAACGATGCTGCTGTAATGATTGCTAAAGCAGTTGGTAAAGAAATTCCAAAATTTGTTGATATGATGAATGACAAAGCAAAAGAACTTCAGTTGCATAGCACAACTTTTTCTAATCCAACAGGTTTAGATGAAGAAGATAACGGGAATCAATCCACTGTTTATGATATGGCACGATTAATGGCCTATTGCCATCAAAATCCAATTTTTAATGAAATTGTCAGTACTAAAGAATACAAACGCGAAGACGGTAATGGGACTTGGCATAACAAAAATAAATTATTAACCAACTATGAATATTGTATTGGTGGAAAAACTGGTTTTACCAAAAAAGCACGACGAACCCTAATTACCATGGCTCGTAAAGATGATCTTGATTTAATTATTGTTACTTTTAATTGTGGAAATGATTTTGAATTTCATCAAAAGAAATTTGAAGAATGTTATGCTAATTTAAAAGCAACTAAAATATTCTCAAAAGGTATCGTTGAATTTAAACAACAACAGTACTATTTAGACTTTGATGTCTATGTTAATAAAAAACCAACTGATAAAGTTGAAGTTTCATTAAATAATAATGAAATTGTAATTTTATTAAATAACCAGCCAATTGCTAAACAAAAAGTTGTTCCATACAATTACTTTTTAGGTTTCAAAATGGTCCTGAAGGATTTATTCTATGGCTAA
- a CDS encoding 4Fe-4S dicluster domain-containing protein, which yields MRGIYSSLTKIRRKVFVEVAKLAYEGNDYSRIENLPYKVIPGEVATYRDSIFLERAIVGERIRLTMGLSLRPIDEPAPISKGIEESIIADKYYEPPLINIIKFACNKCPEKKFEVSSGCQACLAHPCIEVCPKNAISFKDGKAYIDQDKCIKCGLCKTNCPYDAILKRERPCAKACGMDAIETDEYGNAHINYDKCVSCGMCLVSCPFGAIADKSQIFQLIQAIKAGDEIIAAVAPAFIGQFGPKVTPEVLKKAMQQLGFKDVVEVAIGADLCTIDEAKDFLEKVPAQQPFMATSCCPSWSMMAKKEFPEFKSYISMALTPMVLTARLIKEKHPNSRVVFVGPCAAKKLEASRKSVRSEVDFVLTFEEIGAMFEAKGIDFASLKPDEADPFTQASSDGRGFAVSGGVAKAVVNCIKAKEPEREVLVESAEGLANCKKMLKLAKSGKYDGYLLEGMACPGGCVAGAGTLLPITRATTAVKKYTNSSDKLNANDSKYKDYLERLIEEYK from the coding sequence ATGAGAGGAATTTATTCATCATTAACTAAAATTCGACGTAAAGTTTTTGTTGAAGTTGCAAAGTTAGCCTATGAGGGGAATGATTATAGTCGTATCGAAAATTTACCCTATAAAGTAATTCCTGGAGAAGTCGCAACTTATCGTGACAGTATTTTTTTGGAACGGGCTATTGTCGGTGAAAGAATTCGTTTAACGATGGGATTATCATTGCGCCCTATTGATGAACCAGCACCAATATCTAAAGGGATTGAAGAAAGTATTATTGCCGACAAATATTACGAACCACCATTAATCAACATTATTAAATTTGCCTGTAATAAATGTCCAGAAAAGAAATTTGAGGTCAGTAGTGGCTGCCAGGCCTGTTTAGCGCACCCATGTATCGAAGTTTGTCCTAAAAATGCAATCAGCTTTAAAGACGGGAAAGCATATATTGATCAAGATAAATGTATTAAATGTGGTCTTTGTAAAACTAATTGTCCATATGATGCAATTTTAAAAAGAGAAAGACCATGTGCTAAGGCTTGTGGAATGGATGCTATTGAAACTGATGAATATGGTAATGCCCACATTAATTATGATAAATGCGTCTCTTGTGGAATGTGCTTAGTTAGCTGTCCCTTTGGGGCCATTGCTGATAAAAGTCAAATTTTCCAATTAATTCAAGCAATTAAGGCCGGCGATGAAATTATTGCAGCAGTAGCTCCTGCATTTATTGGACAATTTGGTCCTAAAGTCACACCAGAAGTTTTAAAAAAAGCAATGCAGCAATTAGGTTTTAAGGATGTGGTTGAGGTTGCCATTGGGGCTGATTTATGTACAATTGATGAAGCAAAGGACTTTTTAGAAAAAGTACCTGCTCAGCAACCGTTTATGGCAACATCATGTTGTCCTTCTTGGTCAATGATGGCCAAAAAAGAATTCCCGGAATTTAAATCTTATATATCAATGGCTTTAACACCAATGGTATTAACCGCTCGTTTGATAAAAGAAAAACATCCTAATAGCCGAGTTGTTTTTGTAGGGCCATGTGCAGCAAAAAAACTAGAAGCTTCTAGAAAATCAGTACGAAGTGAGGTTGATTTTGTTTTAACATTTGAAGAAATTGGCGCAATGTTTGAAGCTAAAGGCATTGATTTTGCTTCTTTAAAACCAGATGAAGCTGATCCATTTACTCAGGCTAGTAGTGATGGTCGCGGTTTTGCCGTTAGCGGTGGGGTTGCTAAAGCAGTCGTAAATTGTATTAAAGCTAAAGAGCCTGAACGTGAAGTATTAGTGGAATCAGCAGAAGGATTAGCAAATTGTAAAAAAATGCTTAAATTAGCAAAAAGTGGTAAATATGACGGTTATCTACTTGAAGGTATGGCTTGTCCCGGTGGTTGTGTTGCTGGAGCTGGAACTTTATTACCAATCACTAGAGCTACAACCGCAGTAAAAAAATATACCAATAGTTCTGATAAACTTAATGCCAATGATTCTAAATATAAAGATTATTTGGAACGACTAATTGAAGAATATAAATAA
- a CDS encoding sodium-dependent transporter, whose product MKEREKFSSRLGFILISAGCAIGLGNVWRFPYVVGQYGGALFVLIYLFFLIALGAPIMTMEFAVGRASQKSAALAFHSLVPKRKFWGAIGKFQMAGNYMLMMFYTTVGGWMIAYFFKMIKGDFNGITPAQVGDIFNNSLQDPFMQVFWMIVVVVLGFGICSLGLQNGVEKITKIMMSSLLIIILILVIRAVTLPGGRDGLAFYLIPNLAAIKQYGLLEIIFAAMGQAFFTLSLGIGAIAIFGSYIGKERRLFGETISVCTLDTLVALLSGLIIFPACFAFGVNPESGPGLVFITLPSIFNEMWLGQVWGCLFFVFMSFAALSTIIAVFENIISFGMDLFNWSRKKAVVVNFIIILILSLPCALGFNILSDITPFGIGTTIQDLEDFLVTYNFLPLGSLAYLLFCTCRYGWGFDGFLQEANTGTGIKFPKWTKNYLKFILPCVIIFIFIQGYYTFFIK is encoded by the coding sequence ATGAAAGAAAGAGAAAAATTTTCATCAAGATTAGGTTTTATCTTGATATCAGCAGGGTGCGCGATTGGACTTGGAAATGTATGGCGTTTTCCATATGTTGTTGGTCAATATGGTGGGGCACTATTTGTATTAATTTATTTATTTTTTTTAATTGCTTTAGGAGCACCAATTATGACAATGGAATTTGCAGTCGGACGTGCAAGCCAAAAAAGTGCGGCATTAGCATTTCATTCGCTGGTACCTAAGAGAAAATTTTGGGGTGCAATTGGAAAATTTCAAATGGCTGGAAATTATATGTTGATGATGTTTTATACAACCGTCGGAGGCTGGATGATTGCTTATTTTTTTAAAATGATAAAAGGTGACTTTAACGGTATTACTCCAGCACAAGTTGGAGATATATTTAATAATTCGCTCCAAGATCCATTTATGCAAGTATTCTGGATGATTGTAGTGGTTGTTTTGGGATTTGGAATTTGTTCCTTGGGCCTTCAAAATGGTGTAGAAAAGATTACTAAGATCATGATGAGTTCATTATTAATTATTATTTTGATTTTGGTGATACGTGCTGTTACTTTACCTGGTGGTAGAGACGGTTTGGCGTTTTACTTAATTCCTAATTTAGCGGCAATTAAACAATATGGTCTTTTAGAGATTATTTTTGCTGCAATGGGACAAGCATTTTTCACTTTAAGTTTAGGAATTGGGGCAATTGCTATTTTTGGAAGCTATATTGGCAAAGAACGGCGTTTATTTGGTGAGACAATAAGTGTATGTACTTTAGATACGTTAGTGGCATTATTATCAGGCTTAATTATTTTTCCCGCATGTTTTGCTTTTGGAGTAAATCCTGAAAGTGGACCGGGTCTGGTATTTATTACGTTGCCTAGCATTTTTAATGAAATGTGGTTAGGACAAGTATGGGGATGCTTATTTTTTGTCTTTATGAGTTTCGCAGCTTTATCAACTATAATTGCAGTATTTGAAAATATTATTTCATTTGGGATGGATTTATTTAATTGGAGTCGTAAAAAAGCAGTTGTAGTTAATTTTATTATTATTTTAATTTTATCTTTACCTTGTGCCCTTGGCTTTAATATTCTTAGTGATATTACTCCATTTGGTATCGGAACAACAATTCAAGATCTTGAAGATTTCTTGGTTACATATAATTTCCTGCCACTTGGTTCATTAGCGTATTTGTTATTTTGCACATGTCGTTATGGCTGGGGATTTGATGGTTTTCTCCAAGAAGCTAATACAGGAACAGGAATTAAATTCCCAAAATGGACAAAAAATTATTTAAAATTTATTCTTCCTTGTGTGATTATTTTTATATTTATTCAAGGATATTATACGTTTTTCATTAAATAA
- a CDS encoding D-2-hydroxyacid dehydrogenase codes for MKLVDGMKDEKLGSALLYCFTKGYGAVPMDLYNLVLPLLFDDIFREEVKISKDFSSCIRACIQKNSEFVNQILNSVEELEEVTSRSLGISLLNKDLDFQINDGVMSGNCRPSKILDLNEAIILGKMIQGKGFDEVVTMMKSDFKIVFLDSETLGSDIDVSKLNRYGDVTIYHQSQVSEVPERIKDASVVITNKHILKEEQLKDAHKLKLICVTATGVNNIDLEYCKAAGITVCNVKGYSTNAVAQHTFALLLDLYNKNHYYHNYVESGNYASSSMFTHLGYTFHELTGKTWGIVGMGDIGRKVAEIATAFGCQVQYYSTSGKNNQQNYQQVDFDTLLESSDIISIHAPLNSQTENLFDQSVFAKMKDSAYLINVGRGKIVNEADLVEALKEHRLAGAGLDVFENEPFCCNSPLLEIKDATKLIMTPHIAWAPIETRNRVIEEVCLNIEGFKTNNLRNVCNML; via the coding sequence ATGAAGTTAGTAGATGGAATGAAAGATGAAAAATTAGGGAGTGCTTTATTGTATTGCTTTACTAAAGGTTATGGAGCTGTACCGATGGATCTTTATAATCTTGTTTTACCATTATTATTTGATGATATTTTTAGAGAAGAGGTAAAGATAAGCAAAGATTTTAGTAGTTGTATTAGGGCTTGTATTCAAAAAAATTCTGAATTTGTTAATCAAATTCTAAATAGTGTTGAAGAATTAGAAGAGGTAACGAGTCGCAGTTTAGGAATTTCTTTATTAAATAAAGATCTTGATTTTCAAATCAATGATGGTGTAATGAGCGGAAATTGTCGACCATCAAAAATTCTTGATTTAAATGAAGCTATTATTTTAGGAAAAATGATACAAGGAAAAGGTTTTGATGAAGTAGTTACAATGATGAAAAGTGATTTTAAGATTGTCTTTTTGGATAGTGAGACACTGGGTAGTGATATTGATGTCAGCAAATTAAATCGATATGGTGATGTAACAATATATCATCAAAGTCAAGTTAGTGAGGTTCCTGAGCGGATTAAAGATGCGAGTGTTGTAATTACTAATAAGCATATATTGAAAGAGGAACAGTTAAAAGATGCTCATAAATTAAAACTTATTTGTGTTACTGCGACAGGTGTTAATAATATTGATCTTGAATATTGTAAGGCTGCCGGTATAACCGTATGCAATGTTAAAGGCTATTCAACAAATGCAGTAGCACAACATACATTCGCTTTATTATTAGATTTATACAATAAAAATCATTATTACCATAATTATGTTGAGAGCGGTAATTATGCATCAAGCTCTATGTTTACCCATTTAGGATACACTTTCCACGAATTGACTGGTAAAACTTGGGGAATCGTTGGAATGGGCGATATTGGCCGTAAAGTTGCTGAAATTGCAACCGCATTTGGCTGTCAGGTTCAATATTATTCTACAAGTGGAAAAAATAACCAGCAAAATTATCAACAGGTTGATTTTGATACATTACTGGAATCAAGTGACATTATTAGTATTCATGCACCTTTAAATAGTCAAACAGAAAATCTTTTTGACCAATCAGTTTTCGCAAAAATGAAGGATTCAGCATATTTAATTAATGTTGGAAGAGGAAAAATTGTAAATGAAGCAGATTTAGTTGAGGCATTAAAAGAACATCGCTTAGCAGGAGCTGGCTTAGATGTTTTTGAAAATGAACCATTCTGTTGCAACAGTCCCTTATTAGAAATCAAAGATGCAACAAAATTAATAATGACACCACATATTGCCTGGGCACCAATTGAAACTCGTAATCGTGTGATTGAAGAGGTTTGTTTAAATATTGAAGGATTTAAAACAAATAATTTACGAAACGTTTGTAATATGTTATAA